A DNA window from Helianthus annuus cultivar XRQ/B chromosome 15, HanXRQr2.0-SUNRISE, whole genome shotgun sequence contains the following coding sequences:
- the LOC110914643 gene encoding uncharacterized mitochondrial protein AtMg00810-like: MVVVLIYVEDVIIIGNYLTKIQEIKKQLNNEFSVKDLGPLKYFLGIEVAKTQDGLVLSQRKYVLDILKDCGKLGCKPSSFPIEHGLKLDKGENEPTVDANQYRRLNGRLLYLQATRPDITYSVNVLSQFVADPRCNHLEAADHVLRYLKATPGQGNLLSRAGDPVLTAYCDSDWLGCPYTRCSRTGYFLLLGGTPISWKTKKQSVVSRSSAEAEYRAMASTVSEVLWVHWLLSELQVCISGLRLSFVRTKLLERSCT, encoded by the coding sequence ATGGTGGTTGTCTTAATTTATGTGGAAGATGTTATTATAATTGGAAATTACCTTACTAAAAttcaagaaatcaagaaacaACTTAACAACGAATTTAGTGTCAAGGATCTGGGTCCGTTAAAGTATTTTCTTGGGATAGAGGTGGCTAAAACTCAAGATGGTCTGGTTCTTAGTCAACGGAAGTATGTTTTAGACATCTTAAAGGATTGTGGGAAGTTAGGTTGCAAACCAAGTTCGTTTCCCATTGAACACGGTTTGAAACTTGACAAAGGGGAGAATGAACCAACTGTTGATGCAAACCAATACCGTCGTTTGAATGGTCGACTTTTGTACTTGCAAGCCACACGGCCTGATATAACTTACTCGGTCAATGTTCTAAGCCAGTTCGTAGCTGATCCAAGATGTAATCATTTGGAGGCAGCGGATCATGTTCTTAGGTACCTAAAGGCTACACCGGGCCAAGGTAATCTTCTCTCACGAGCAGGGGATCCTGTTTTGACTGCATACTGCGACTCTGACTGGTTAGGATGTCCTTACACGAGATGCTCGCGTACCGGTTATTTTCTCTTACTAGGTGGAACTCCTATCTCTTGGAAAACCAAGAAGCAATCGGTTGTCTCACGATCCTCAGCCGAAGCTGAATACAGAGCTATGGCTTCTACGGTTAGCGAAGTTCTTTGGGTTCATTGGTTGCTTAGTGAGCTACAAGTTTGCATTTCAGGCCTACGGCTCTCTTTTGTGAGAACCAAGTTGCTCGAAAGAAGTTGTACGTGA
- the LOC110912990 gene encoding probable 2-oxoglutarate-dependent dioxygenase At5g05600 isoform X2, whose protein sequence is MGSIVDWPEPVVYVQSLSESGTLVVPDQYIKPPPDRPTTWLTDMNIPVIDMTGLISSREETMKQVFEACREWGFMQLVNHGVKTELLDGARDIWQEFFHAPMEVKKKYANSPKTYEGFGSRLGVEKGATLDWSDYYYLNYHPNCHTKWPAHPPHLRDIMEEYSKEILRLGEVLLKVFSINLGLEEDCLQNAFGGKHIGACLRANFYPKCPQPDLTLGLSSHSDPGGMTFLLPDKRVTGLQVRKDDQWITVKPVHNAIILNIGDQLQIVGFKQRKV, encoded by the exons ATGGGAAGCATTGTAGATTGGCCCGAACCGGTGGTTTATGTTCAATCTTTGTCGGAAAGTGGGACCCTTGTGGTTCCAGACCAATACATCAAGCCACCACCGGATAGGCCGACTACATGGCTAACCGATATGAACATACCGGTTATTGATATGACCGGTTTGATCAGTTCGCGTGAAGAAACCATGAAACAAGTGTTCGAGGCGTGTCGTGAATGGGGTTTTATGCAACTGGTTAATCATGGTGTGAAGACGGAGTTACTTGATGGGGCTAGAGACATTTGGCAAGAGTTTTTTCATGCACCAATGGAGGTGAAAAAGAAGTATGCAAACTCACCAAAGACTTATGAAGGGTTTGGGAGTAGATTAGGTGTTGAGAAAGGTGCAACTCTTGATTGGAGTGATTACTACTATcttaattatcatcctaattgtCATACAAAGTGGCCTGCTCATCCACCTCATCTAAG AGACATTATGGAAGAATATTCTAAAGAAATACTAAGGTTAGGTGAGGTTTTATTGAAGGTGTTCTCAATAAACCTCGGATTAGAAGAAGATTGTCTTCAAAATGCATTTGGTGGGAAACACATTGGAGCTTGCTTGAGAGCAAATTTCTATCCCAAGTGTCCGCAACCTGACTTGACCCTCGGGCTATCTTCCCATTCAGACCCTGGCGGTATGACCTTTCTACTTCCTGATAAGCGAGTCACTGGACTTCAAGTTCGAAAGGATGACCAATGGATAACCGTTAAACCCGTACATAATGCCATAATTCTGAACATTGGAGATCAACTTCAG ATTGTAGGTTTTAAGCAACGCAAAGTATAA
- the LOC110912990 gene encoding probable 2-oxoglutarate-dependent dioxygenase At5g05600 isoform X1: MGSIVDWPEPVVYVQSLSESGTLVVPDQYIKPPPDRPTTWLTDMNIPVIDMTGLISSREETMKQVFEACREWGFMQLVNHGVKTELLDGARDIWQEFFHAPMEVKKKYANSPKTYEGFGSRLGVEKGATLDWSDYYYLNYHPNCHTKWPAHPPHLRDIMEEYSKEILRLGEVLLKVFSINLGLEEDCLQNAFGGKHIGACLRANFYPKCPQPDLTLGLSSHSDPGGMTFLLPDKRVTGLQVRKDDQWITVKPVHNAIILNIGDQLQVLSNAKYKSVEHRVVVNPNEERVSLAYFYNPRNEMLIQPISELVTSESPALYPPMIFEEYRRFIRTKGPQGKLQVESLKSTR, encoded by the exons ATGGGAAGCATTGTAGATTGGCCCGAACCGGTGGTTTATGTTCAATCTTTGTCGGAAAGTGGGACCCTTGTGGTTCCAGACCAATACATCAAGCCACCACCGGATAGGCCGACTACATGGCTAACCGATATGAACATACCGGTTATTGATATGACCGGTTTGATCAGTTCGCGTGAAGAAACCATGAAACAAGTGTTCGAGGCGTGTCGTGAATGGGGTTTTATGCAACTGGTTAATCATGGTGTGAAGACGGAGTTACTTGATGGGGCTAGAGACATTTGGCAAGAGTTTTTTCATGCACCAATGGAGGTGAAAAAGAAGTATGCAAACTCACCAAAGACTTATGAAGGGTTTGGGAGTAGATTAGGTGTTGAGAAAGGTGCAACTCTTGATTGGAGTGATTACTACTATcttaattatcatcctaattgtCATACAAAGTGGCCTGCTCATCCACCTCATCTAAG AGACATTATGGAAGAATATTCTAAAGAAATACTAAGGTTAGGTGAGGTTTTATTGAAGGTGTTCTCAATAAACCTCGGATTAGAAGAAGATTGTCTTCAAAATGCATTTGGTGGGAAACACATTGGAGCTTGCTTGAGAGCAAATTTCTATCCCAAGTGTCCGCAACCTGACTTGACCCTCGGGCTATCTTCCCATTCAGACCCTGGCGGTATGACCTTTCTACTTCCTGATAAGCGAGTCACTGGACTTCAAGTTCGAAAGGATGACCAATGGATAACCGTTAAACCCGTACATAATGCCATAATTCTGAACATTGGAGATCAACTTCAG GTTTTAAGCAACGCAAAGTATAAAAGTGTGGAGCATAGAGTGGTAGTGAATCCTAATGAAGAGAGAGTTTCCTTGGCTTATTTCTATAATCCCAGGAATGAAATGCTTATTCAACCTATATCAGAACTTGTCACATCCGAAAGTCCTGCACTTTATCCACCAATGATATTCGAAGAATACAGACGTTTCATTCGGACAAAGGGTCCACAAGGCAAACTTCAGGTGGAGTCTTTAAAATCTACAAGATAA